The Lactuca sativa cultivar Salinas chromosome 2, Lsat_Salinas_v11, whole genome shotgun sequence genome includes the window TTAAGTTGTGAATAACATATACAAAACTTTTAGAAACACAATTAAAATATTCACAGTTATTAAatacaatatatttatataatatcaATAATAATAGATATTAATAATATCAAGTTTAAGAATTATTATTAAGAAAAATTCAttatatttaaacaaataaaacagTGAGTACAAAACAAATActattcaattaaaaaaaaagataaaaatctTATATATAAAGAAACTATTATTAAGTAAAATCTAAAagataaaaaccctaaaaatctctCAAATAGATCATGCATCCATATTTTTGTCATTTGTAcacatttctttttcttttgcttGTTTTTCCAAACGCTCACATGACCTACTATTGTGACCAATAACATATTGTTTGCATCTGGAACAAAACCTTTTTTGTTTAGTTGATTCAgtaatggcttttctctagctcCTTTCAACCTCTTTACCTGTACCACGTCCTTTATTACTTATGTCATCTGAAGGGTttccaatatcataaataaatggCTTCTTCACTCCATAGGATGACTCAAGAAACTCAAAAATATCTTTTCTTTTCAACAATGAATTTGAACAAATTGATGCAGAACAAGCACCATCAACTTTCAACTTTGCTTCTTTAATGAGCTCAAAAACTCCTTAAGCTTATCCGCATCTTTACTCAAAATAGACTCActttcttccacaaaactcaaaaactGATGAGAAAGAGGATCATAtaacaatgatgatgatgatgatgatgaggccTCATCTTTGAACATTGTTTCATAAGAACCTCAGATGGAATTACACCTTTGCACCAATGCCTAAGTATGTACTTTGAAGGAATCTTGTTTATTTGGTAAGTCCTAAAAATGCAAAATATATGCCTGCACAATATACCATGCTAAAAGAACAATGAACAAGAGCATTCAAAACTTGATTCCTTTTTGTCATAAACAACATGTGAAAAATAAACACAAACAAAAATATTaataattcacaacttaaaatttgaaaaaaaaattaaaatataatttaccttgaaaaaaaatgtcttttttgaaataaaaaactCACAATCACTTTCTGAATCTTCTTCGTTAACAACTTTTGAGTAGAACCCATAATATCTTTATATTGCATAacaacaaatctatcataaaatTCTTCATTTGTAACACTGTGTTGTGAACATGAAAATACAGATTGTTCAATTTCTTTCTTCGCTTTTATGAAAACttcattagtatatatatatcaGCAGCATGTTCCATAATTTTTAGTGAAATTTTACTTTTAATCTTGGAAATATTGCTAAGATGGTCTAAGAAACACTGATTATGTCTTTGCCTATCCATAGCTGAATCAAAAGAAGCGAAGAACTTAACCAATGAATTACCCTAGTGAGCAATTTTGTTGAATGCAGAATTCATGCTCTCTGACCTAGAAGTGGTCCTCATCAAACCAGACAATGACATGTCTCTAAAATATGCTGGAATCCAACTTTCTCTCATATCAAACATTTTCGAAAACCATGAAACCTCTTGGAGCTTATAATCTTCAATAAAACTTCTCCATCTATTATCAAACTCAGAAGCATCTATCCTAGAATTCCAAATTAGCTTATTGAAACGTTTCTTGAATTTCATATCATTAGAAACTTCAGCACATACCTAAAGAACACATGcataaaaaacatatataaaataataaactataaaaagatgATATAACTATTAAAATAGTAATAACATATACAATAAAGTTCATATAAAATGATATTATTCACAATTTAAAAACATACTAACAGgtgaatatttaaaaataaaaatataaacaaaaaaattcacaacttaataaacatataataattAACATAATGAAAAAtgaactaaaaataatataatttaacaAAATTCAATtcataaacaaaaatatatatataaattcacaacttaacaaAAAGagataacatttaaaaaaacaaaatataacaacaaAAACATATAATGATGATATATACAAAATAAATAGTCTAAAAATTACAAATACATACCTTAGAAGGCAACTTTTGGGTGATGTGCCACATACATAACCGATGACGTGAATCAATAAATATTCTATCAATTGCAATTTTCATTGGTGCATCTTCATCAGTGAGAACAACAGTAGGTTGTTTACCAAAAGTCTTCAAAAACGTTTTAAGGAGCCATAAATAAGACTCTATAGTTTCACTACTCAAAAGACCAACTGCAGAAATAACACTCTTTCTATGGTTATCAATTCCTGTGAAAGGAGCAAATACAATATGATACttaaaaaataaacatataaaaaaagttaatataaaaacaacaaaagaaaataatataaaaaaaattacttgTTCGTCCGAAAAGTAGCATCAAAAGAAACAACATCACCAAATTCTCTATAATTTGCCTTTGCAACTTCATCAGCCTAAAAAAGTGAAACCAACTTTCCCTTATCACATATAAACTCAAATGTAAGGTTTGGATCCtctttcattttatttatatatttatcaaCTACCATCTGTGCATCATccttttcaataaaacaattcaCTTTTCTAGATTGATTCTTGTAGTCAACAACAATCCCTCCAACATTGTTTGAGCCTCTTAATTCTTGCATTATCGTGTATGCTTTCATTGGACCAATCTTTACCATTCCCATCTTCTCAATGAATTCTTGAGCAGCATTATCCAATTGTCTGTTAGACCTCAAGAAACGCTTATAATCTTCTGTAACCAAATCATGATTATGCCTTTCTTCAAATT containing:
- the LOC111901341 gene encoding protein FAR1-RELATED SEQUENCE 5-like; amino-acid sequence: MYKAYVAKAGFDVRKGSTKLNNKSRVLTHQSMLCSREGFPQSVYVDTTDSKKNKAQRNSNIKRKGCPTFAKFKRVGNSEVFELYKFEERHNHDLVTEDYKRFLRSNRQLDNAAQEFIEKMGMVKIGPMKAYTIMQELRGSNNVGGIVVDYKNQSRKVNCFIEKDDAQMADEVAKANYREFGDVYHIVFAPFTGIDNHRKSVISAVGLLSSETIESYLWLLKTFLKTFGKQPTVVLTDEDAPMKIAIDRIFIDSRHRLCMWHITQKLPSKVCAEVSNDMKFKKRFNKLIWNSRIDASEFDNRWRSFIEDYKLQEVSWFSKMFDMRESWIPAYFRDMSLSGLMRTTSRNQVLNALVHCSFSMVYCADEASSSSSSSLLYDPLSHQFLSFVEESESILSKDADKLKEFLSSLKKQS